The Methanomethylovorans hollandica DSM 15978 genome includes a region encoding these proteins:
- a CDS encoding DUF169 domain-containing protein — MNKMDMLTVGEMGQKLVEAGRLKLRPLCVYCTDEIPQGAVASYKIDRCIAKAVYTAAIFHETPQVYIEAGHEQYCAGGLLWMGFVEPHPKLKYFVTVGTPDFRGGAAEHLKATPELFDEQRERAGKITPPGRYVVIAPCTDDIAPESIRSLILFAGSEQIRNLCGLAQFSNSDPFFRTLIPAGSTCAMMITFPAGMAEHAPKDSAYVGPTDPTGNLWLPADLLIMGIPAAIARQMGADMDASFIGRRGKVAYPEKRVEVERKDNGCVHESI; from the coding sequence ATGAATAAGATGGACATGCTGACTGTCGGAGAAATGGGACAGAAGCTTGTGGAGGCCGGGAGGCTGAAGCTGCGCCCGCTGTGCGTATACTGTACGGACGAGATACCGCAGGGGGCTGTGGCCTCATATAAAATAGATCGCTGCATAGCTAAAGCTGTCTACACTGCCGCCATATTTCATGAAACGCCCCAGGTCTACATAGAGGCAGGCCATGAGCAGTACTGCGCCGGGGGACTCTTGTGGATGGGGTTTGTGGAACCGCATCCGAAGCTGAAGTACTTCGTGACTGTGGGCACACCGGATTTTCGTGGCGGTGCTGCCGAGCATCTTAAGGCCACACCCGAATTGTTCGACGAGCAGAGAGAGCGTGCCGGAAAAATTACTCCTCCGGGCAGATACGTCGTCATAGCGCCTTGTACAGACGACATAGCTCCGGAAAGTATCAGATCATTGATCCTTTTTGCAGGCAGCGAGCAGATCAGAAACCTGTGCGGCCTGGCCCAGTTCAGCAATTCCGATCCTTTCTTCAGGACGCTTATTCCGGCAGGATCCACCTGTGCCATGATGATAACCTTCCCTGCAGGCATGGCCGAGCATGCACCAAAGGATTCGGCTTATGTAGGTCCCACCGACCCCACAGGTAACCTCTGGCTTCCTGCGGACCTGCTCATCATGGGCATTCCCGCAGCCATAGCCCGTCAGATGGGGGCTGATATGGATGCGTCTTTCATCGGAAGGCGGGGGAAAGTAGCGTACCCGGAGAAGCGGGTTGAGGTGGAGCGTAAGGATAATGGTTGCGTACATGAATCTATTTAG
- a CDS encoding dihydroorotate dehydrogenase electron transfer subunit gives MLPLNADIVKIVDETPSTRTFFFDHSFEDATVGQFVMVWIRGIDEIPMTLSYKNAVTVQKVGDATSRLFEIQEGESTGLRGPFGRGFMLPENGERILLIAGGVGAAPLAPLAEKSLSTCSQVTTILGARNVNELLFMDRFLQCGQVYITTDDGSAHRCGFVTDVLEELDISGYDRIYTCGPEMMMKRVFGILEREGALERTEFSLHRYFKCGIGICGACCIDDAGARVCKDGPVFNGKELVGSEFGKYARGPSGQKKLF, from the coding sequence ATGTTACCATTGAATGCTGATATAGTAAAAATTGTGGATGAAACACCCTCCACCCGTACCTTCTTTTTTGATCATTCTTTTGAAGATGCTACTGTTGGCCAGTTCGTTATGGTATGGATAAGAGGAATTGATGAGATCCCCATGACACTTTCCTACAAAAATGCCGTCACCGTGCAGAAAGTCGGCGATGCCACATCGCGCTTGTTCGAAATACAGGAAGGTGAGTCTACGGGATTGAGAGGACCTTTTGGAAGAGGATTCATGCTTCCAGAAAACGGAGAACGTATATTGCTCATTGCAGGAGGAGTAGGAGCAGCCCCCCTGGCTCCGCTTGCTGAAAAGTCATTATCCACATGTTCTCAGGTAACCACCATCCTGGGAGCCAGGAATGTCAATGAACTGTTGTTCATGGATAGGTTCCTGCAATGCGGACAGGTCTACATCACCACAGATGACGGTTCTGCACATCGCTGCGGCTTTGTGACAGATGTACTTGAAGAACTTGATATCTCGGGATATGACAGAATATATACCTGTGGTCCGGAAATGATGATGAAAAGGGTCTTTGGGATCCTTGAAAGGGAAGGGGCACTTGAACGCACGGAGTTCAGCCTTCACAGGTACTTCAAGTGTGGGATCGGGATATGTGGAGCATGCTGCATAGACGATGCTGGTGCTAGAGTGTGCAAGGACGGACCGGTATTCAACGGAAAAGAGCTAGTAGGCAGTGAATTTGGAAAATATGCAAGGGGTCCTTCAGGACAAAAGAAGTTGTTCTGA
- a CDS encoding DUF7544 domain-containing protein: protein MEWYVIDAVEVAYERTKKCLFEPFDIWKWVKLAIILILVGGGSGYGGNSFNSFNSFSDTETYPGHGPDYDPGYYSEFNPLDLIEDAASAVSSSAVLAILSLIFLLVIVFMYISSVMEFVLVESLVSNNVKFWEYTRRFLGKGFHLFLIRVATLILSLLVLAVIVISFIFISRMSSGDYFWLSLISGVMIVFFLFIVFAIITSVFGSFISMSIPIVLYSNIGVLSAILEVLRKFRSDWQQIIVYWVGRAVLGIIVGIAAFVVLMLALLATIVPFLIVDVVIYFLLSLVLSGFEWIVLTPFILVEVIIFIIVMALVSMPFGAFLKYHMLSFVEKWFSEAGIPFGKGIDRVAEQVAVPMA from the coding sequence ATGGAATGGTATGTCATAGATGCTGTAGAGGTAGCTTATGAGCGTACAAAAAAGTGTCTTTTTGAGCCATTTGATATCTGGAAATGGGTAAAGCTTGCGATAATCCTGATACTCGTGGGTGGAGGTTCGGGTTATGGGGGCAATTCTTTTAACTCTTTCAACTCTTTTTCGGATACAGAGACATATCCCGGACATGGTCCAGACTATGATCCGGGTTATTATTCGGAATTTAACCCACTTGATCTCATAGAAGATGCAGCTTCTGCAGTGTCTAGTTCAGCCGTTCTGGCAATTTTATCGCTAATATTTCTTTTAGTGATCGTCTTCATGTATATCTCAAGTGTTATGGAATTCGTGTTAGTGGAATCTCTTGTCAGTAATAATGTAAAGTTCTGGGAATATACCCGTCGTTTCTTGGGTAAGGGATTTCATCTATTCCTCATCAGGGTCGCAACACTCATACTGTCTCTGTTAGTACTTGCGGTCATAGTTATCTCTTTCATTTTTATATCTCGCATGTCATCGGGTGATTATTTCTGGCTGTCATTGATCAGTGGAGTTATGATCGTTTTTTTTCTTTTCATTGTTTTTGCGATCATTACCTCTGTTTTCGGCTCCTTCATAAGCATGTCCATACCTATAGTATTGTATAGTAATATTGGTGTGCTTTCAGCTATCCTGGAAGTTCTCAGAAAGTTCAGATCTGACTGGCAACAGATAATTGTTTATTGGGTAGGAAGGGCAGTATTGGGAATAATTGTAGGTATAGCGGCTTTCGTCGTTCTAATGCTTGCACTTCTGGCAACAATAGTGCCTTTTCTGATAGTGGATGTAGTTATCTACTTCTTGTTGTCGTTGGTTCTATCGGGTTTTGAGTGGATAGTTCTTACACCTTTCATTCTTGTAGAAGTAATAATTTTTATAATTGTCATGGCCTTAGTGAGCATGCCTTTCGGTGCCTTCCTCAAATACCACATGCTATCCTTCGTGGAAAAATGGTTTTCTGAAGCAGGTATTCCGTTTGGAAAGGGAATTGACCGTGTGGCAGAACAAGTAGCAGTACCCATGGCCTGA
- a CDS encoding glutamate--tRNA ligase: MTLTDEDKQIIEKYALQNAVKYGKAPQLAAVMSKVMGECTHLRASAKEVSPLIQEILERVSKEKPEQWQARLEELAPEMIANMCAKKEPAKGLKPLEGAECGKVVMRFAPNPNGPPTLGSTRGIVVNSEYVKMYEGKLIIRFDDTDPQTKRPMLEAYDWYLDDCRWLGAEPDQVVIASDRIPLYYRYARQIIEQGNAYVCFCTSEEFKSLKDASEPCPHRNTSPQENLVYWDKMLAGEYEAKDAVLRLKTDIKHKDPAMRDYGIFRIVKQPHPRPKVDDRYVVWPLLDFEGAIEDHELGTTHIIRGKDLMDSEKRQTYIYKYLGWEYPKTLHWGRVKMHEFGKFSTSTLRRAIEEGEYSGWDDPRLPTLRAMRRRGILPQAIRKFMIEMGVGETDVSISMDTLYAENRKMVDPIASRYFFVWDPVELPIAGAEPRTAKPPLHPTENKGHRSIDVTDRVFVCKDDVEQLQAGSHIRLKDLYNVEITSVAPLQARYIGDEVANLKKDRMKIIHWAPVDGIPVKVLSPDGEFKGIGEKMISTELDKIVQFERFGFCRIDSVGSEILAYFTHK; encoded by the coding sequence ATGACATTAACTGATGAGGATAAACAGATCATTGAGAAATACGCACTTCAGAATGCCGTGAAGTATGGAAAGGCCCCACAGCTTGCGGCTGTTATGAGCAAGGTGATGGGAGAGTGCACCCATCTGAGAGCCAGTGCAAAGGAAGTATCTCCTCTGATACAGGAGATACTGGAGAGAGTATCCAAAGAGAAACCGGAGCAGTGGCAGGCAAGACTCGAAGAGCTTGCTCCGGAAATGATAGCGAACATGTGTGCAAAAAAGGAGCCTGCAAAGGGCCTGAAGCCACTTGAAGGCGCTGAATGTGGAAAAGTTGTAATGCGTTTTGCACCCAACCCCAATGGTCCTCCTACCCTGGGCAGTACCCGTGGCATAGTGGTGAATTCCGAGTATGTGAAAATGTACGAAGGCAAGCTTATCATCAGGTTCGATGACACAGATCCCCAGACCAAAAGGCCTATGCTTGAGGCTTATGACTGGTACCTGGATGATTGCAGGTGGCTTGGAGCTGAGCCTGACCAGGTGGTCATTGCTTCTGACAGGATACCTCTTTATTACAGATATGCTCGCCAGATAATCGAGCAGGGCAATGCATACGTATGTTTCTGTACCAGCGAGGAGTTCAAAAGCTTAAAGGATGCCAGCGAACCTTGCCCTCACAGAAATACAAGCCCTCAGGAGAATCTAGTATACTGGGACAAGATGCTGGCCGGAGAATATGAAGCAAAGGATGCCGTGCTGCGTCTGAAGACTGATATCAAGCATAAGGACCCTGCAATGAGGGATTATGGGATCTTCCGCATTGTTAAACAACCCCACCCGAGACCGAAAGTCGATGACAGGTACGTAGTGTGGCCCCTTCTTGACTTTGAGGGAGCTATTGAGGATCATGAACTTGGAACAACGCACATCATCCGGGGCAAGGACCTCATGGACAGTGAGAAACGCCAGACATACATATACAAGTATCTGGGATGGGAATATCCGAAAACCCTGCACTGGGGAAGGGTGAAGATGCACGAGTTCGGCAAGTTCAGTACCAGCACTCTGCGCCGTGCAATAGAGGAAGGGGAATACTCCGGTTGGGACGACCCGCGCCTGCCAACCCTCAGGGCTATGCGCAGAAGGGGAATACTGCCCCAGGCCATCCGCAAGTTCATGATAGAGATGGGAGTCGGCGAAACTGATGTGAGCATCAGCATGGACACGCTGTACGCTGAGAACAGGAAAATGGTTGATCCAATCGCGAGCAGATACTTCTTCGTATGGGACCCCGTGGAACTGCCGATAGCTGGTGCAGAACCCCGCACAGCCAAACCTCCTCTGCATCCCACTGAGAACAAGGGCCATCGCAGCATCGATGTTACAGACAGGGTGTTCGTCTGTAAGGATGACGTGGAGCAGCTTCAGGCAGGATCACATATCCGCCTCAAGGATCTGTACAACGTGGAGATCACTTCCGTGGCTCCGTTGCAGGCCAGATACATAGGTGATGAGGTTGCCAATCTTAAAAAGGACCGCATGAAGATCATTCACTGGGCACCCGTTGACGGTATACCTGTCAAAGTGCTCTCTCCTGACGGGGAGTTCAAAGGCATTGGCGAAAAAATGATCTCAACCGAACTGGACAAAATAGTGCAGTTCGAAAGGTTCGGTTTCTGCAGGATCGACTCTGTGGGCTCAGAGATCCTAGCATACTTTACACATAAATGA
- a CDS encoding dihydroorotate dehydrogenase, whose amino-acid sequence MNITGMHLKNPTILAAGIMGTTGASLIRMGREGAGAVVTKSIGPQAKDGHSNPSMVKLDCGYLNAMGLPNPSYEAFLPELEKAKNKAGVPVIASIFGGNPEEFRMVAEGLIPGKPDAFELNVSCPHAMGYGASVGTDPAMVKAVTSAICEVTDIPVWVKLTPNVTDIVTIGKAAQAGGADAVVAINTVRGMAIDIHSGYPVLGNRFGGLSGEAVRPVAVKCVYDLYANLDIPIIGVGGISTWQHAVEMIMAGASAVQIGSGVYEGLNVFSDINAGINRFLKEHGYTKTEDITGIAHKRF is encoded by the coding sequence ATGAACATCACAGGTATGCACTTAAAGAATCCGACAATACTTGCTGCGGGCATCATGGGTACTACAGGTGCTTCGCTTATCCGTATGGGTCGCGAAGGCGCAGGTGCAGTGGTAACTAAGTCTATTGGCCCACAAGCCAAGGACGGACATAGCAACCCAAGCATGGTAAAGCTTGATTGTGGATACCTGAACGCCATGGGTTTACCAAATCCCTCCTATGAAGCCTTTTTGCCGGAACTAGAAAAAGCAAAGAATAAAGCCGGGGTGCCTGTGATAGCAAGTATTTTTGGTGGCAATCCAGAAGAGTTCCGCATGGTTGCAGAAGGGCTGATACCTGGGAAACCTGACGCTTTTGAACTTAATGTCAGTTGTCCTCATGCCATGGGATATGGTGCATCGGTAGGTACCGATCCGGCAATGGTAAAAGCTGTTACTTCAGCTATATGTGAAGTTACTGATATACCCGTATGGGTGAAACTTACACCAAACGTCACAGACATAGTTACAATAGGTAAGGCAGCACAGGCAGGAGGGGCAGATGCAGTGGTGGCCATCAACACCGTACGCGGTATGGCAATAGATATACATTCAGGTTATCCTGTACTTGGTAACCGCTTCGGAGGCCTTTCTGGAGAAGCAGTGCGCCCTGTTGCTGTAAAATGTGTTTATGACCTCTATGCGAATCTGGACATACCGATAATAGGAGTAGGAGGCATATCAACCTGGCAACATGCCGTGGAAATGATCATGGCAGGTGCCAGTGCCGTACAAATAGGCTCCGGGGTCTATGAGGGACTGAATGTATTCTCCGACATAAATGCAGGTATTAACAGGTTCCTTAAAGAGCACGGCTATACGAAGACCGAAGACATCACAGGAATTGCGCACAAGAGGTTCTGA
- a CDS encoding tetratricopeptide repeat protein, which yields MGLMDDVKSKKKQKEAENWFSMGIKSQDPEKKLEYFTRSLELEPNNISAWLKKGRILEDRGRFDEAKKSYDRAILLDPELDIRLKEENSFPQHDSDLQDTVREQKQNVVEETQYTFNEADNLPATSEERTGSEIEEENQEEFSFNPPLGEESLFSNINKNETFTEEEVKETSEMDIEYVESSGDISIIRPDQVIVPDSNLSEQNTYETTNETVIADTVSELKNDTTIVKEDTRAFDKKYVSGDIPVIDTEKKQIHPEKRGVHSYVEMEGKNASLHIPLSETLKFWLVGAVVLLMIVGALVLMMAYLITRFTN from the coding sequence ATGGGCTTGATGGATGATGTGAAATCCAAGAAAAAACAAAAGGAAGCGGAGAACTGGTTTAGCATGGGAATAAAAAGCCAGGATCCGGAAAAGAAACTTGAATATTTTACCCGTTCTCTTGAACTGGAACCTAATAATATCAGTGCATGGTTAAAAAAGGGAAGGATACTTGAGGATAGGGGCAGATTCGACGAGGCTAAAAAAAGCTATGATAGAGCCATACTTCTTGATCCCGAGCTGGACATTCGGCTAAAAGAGGAAAACTCGTTCCCACAGCATGATAGTGATCTACAGGATACAGTAAGAGAACAGAAACAGAATGTTGTGGAAGAGACGCAATATACCTTTAATGAAGCAGACAATCTGCCTGCAACGTCTGAAGAGAGAACAGGATCTGAGATCGAAGAGGAAAATCAAGAAGAGTTTTCCTTCAATCCACCCCTGGGAGAAGAATCACTGTTCAGTAATATAAATAAAAATGAGACTTTTACAGAGGAAGAAGTAAAAGAGACCAGTGAGATGGATATTGAATATGTAGAATCTTCCGGGGATATAAGTATTATAAGACCTGATCAGGTAATTGTTCCTGATAGCAATTTATCAGAACAAAATACATATGAGACAACAAATGAAACTGTAATTGCTGACACAGTCTCTGAACTAAAAAATGATACTACAATTGTAAAAGAGGATACGCGTGCTTTTGACAAAAAGTATGTATCCGGAGACATACCAGTTATTGACACGGAAAAAAAACAGATTCATCCGGAAAAACGGGGAGTACATTCCTACGTTGAAATGGAAGGAAAAAACGCCAGTCTGCACATCCCCCTTTCTGAAACCTTAAAGTTCTGGCTTGTAGGCGCTGTAGTTCTACTGATGATTGTAGGGGCGCTTGTTCTAATGATGGCTTACCTGATAACAAGATTCACCAACTGA
- a CDS encoding fumarylacetoacetate hydrolase family protein: MLGRFRYRDETFYGNVDGNKVIGKGNVEGKIFELSELTILPPSVPTKIICVGLNYHDHAIEVDMPVPKEPVIFLKPPSAVIGHMDKIVYPRISEQVDFEAELAVVIGKRCKNIKREKAVDVIAGYTCFNDVTARDLQRRDNQWTRAKSFDTFAPVGPFIVPAANIDPENVCIRSRVNGVIKQDSCTSNHIFEVPYLLEFISNIMTLEVGDIIATGTPSGVGPFDPGDVVEIDIEGIGILRNEVV, translated from the coding sequence ATGCTGGGTCGCTTCAGGTACAGGGATGAAACCTTTTATGGCAATGTGGATGGCAACAAGGTAATTGGAAAAGGTAATGTAGAAGGTAAGATATTCGAACTTTCCGAACTGACCATTCTTCCTCCTTCTGTGCCCACAAAGATCATATGTGTAGGTTTGAACTACCATGACCACGCCATTGAAGTGGATATGCCAGTACCAAAAGAACCTGTTATATTCCTGAAACCCCCTTCAGCTGTCATTGGCCATATGGATAAGATAGTATATCCGCGTATTAGCGAGCAGGTGGACTTTGAAGCAGAGCTGGCGGTGGTCATAGGCAAACGCTGCAAGAACATCAAAAGAGAAAAGGCAGTTGATGTGATAGCTGGTTATACATGTTTTAATGATGTCACTGCAAGGGATCTTCAACGCAGGGATAACCAGTGGACACGTGCTAAAAGCTTTGACACATTTGCACCTGTTGGTCCTTTTATAGTGCCTGCAGCCAATATAGATCCGGAGAACGTATGCATACGCAGTCGGGTAAACGGTGTGATCAAACAGGACTCATGCACTTCAAACCATATTTTTGAAGTCCCTTATCTGCTTGAATTCATATCCAACATCATGACACTTGAAGTTGGTGACATCATCGCTACAGGCACTCCCTCGGGCGTAGGTCCTTTTGACCCCGGAGATGTGGTAGAGATAGATATCGAAGGCATAGGTATTCTGAGAAACGAGGTGGTATAA
- a CDS encoding DNA topoisomerase I has product MHLIVAEKHIAAKRIANILSAGKLSQVRVNGVDTYQFEAEDGKKVFIGLSGHIVKLDFPRSYNNWQKVEAKELVDADVITVSTEARIVAALKKLGKEATRVTIATDYDREGELIGVEALQIIREINPNVQFDRVHYSAITPKEIIDAFENVSNIDFNLADAGHSRQVLDLVWGASLTRFISLAAGRLGKLFLSVGRVQSPTLALIVDKEKEREAFEIKPYWELYAHLKDRKDIEFTVQHVNRRFWEKHEVDKLVSNLGKNAIIKEVVTSTKKDKPPIPFNTTEFITAASSLGFTPASAMRIAEALYIQGFISYPRTDNTVYPATLDLREMIEIFAKGTFKEYAEKLLAKETLEPTRGKKETTDHPPIYPASLAKKSELNEQEWKIYEMVVRRFFATFAEPAIWETIKAKFDVSSEEFSATGARLVEAGWRWYYPYNAPEDRLLPAMKEGDELTVREIEVQDKETQPPGRYGQGRLIRTMEELGLGTKATRHEIISKLYSRAYVHGNPLQPTKTAYAVVEALEKYAPTISKPEMTSRLEADMDRIAEGQIPEEDVLQESREMLNSVFNDLEKNKDNITESLRAGLREDKVIGTCSKCGSVLMVMRSKKGSRFIGCKGYPECSFSLPLPRSGHVVVTDKLCEEHGLYHIRVITEGKRPWNLGCPHCNFNEWQRAQQEKEEGTQEQKAVDDKPSEEQGKRTKKITDIKGIGKVTAEKFDNIGISKLEDLVSRDAEELAKLTNISINKIREWQESVV; this is encoded by the coding sequence ATGCACCTCATCGTAGCAGAAAAGCATATCGCAGCAAAGAGAATAGCAAACATCCTTTCTGCAGGGAAGCTCAGTCAGGTGCGGGTTAACGGAGTGGACACATATCAGTTCGAAGCCGAGGATGGAAAAAAAGTATTCATTGGCTTAAGCGGGCATATCGTGAAACTGGATTTCCCCAGATCCTATAATAACTGGCAGAAGGTCGAAGCAAAGGAACTGGTAGATGCAGATGTTATTACCGTTTCCACGGAAGCGCGAATAGTAGCTGCACTAAAGAAATTAGGTAAAGAAGCAACAAGAGTTACGATCGCAACTGACTATGATCGTGAGGGAGAACTAATTGGCGTGGAAGCCCTGCAAATAATAAGGGAAATCAATCCAAACGTACAATTTGACAGGGTACATTACAGTGCCATTACCCCTAAAGAGATCATAGACGCATTTGAGAATGTATCGAATATTGATTTCAATCTTGCGGATGCAGGTCATTCAAGACAGGTCCTCGATCTTGTGTGGGGAGCTTCCCTGACACGTTTCATATCACTTGCTGCAGGAAGACTCGGTAAATTGTTCCTTTCTGTGGGTAGAGTTCAATCCCCTACATTAGCACTGATAGTTGACAAGGAAAAAGAAAGAGAAGCCTTTGAGATCAAGCCATACTGGGAATTGTACGCGCATCTTAAGGATCGAAAAGATATCGAGTTCACTGTACAGCATGTAAACAGGCGATTTTGGGAAAAGCATGAAGTAGATAAGTTAGTTTCAAATTTGGGGAAGAATGCCATCATCAAAGAGGTAGTTACATCAACTAAAAAAGATAAACCACCCATTCCATTCAACACCACTGAGTTCATCACCGCAGCCAGTTCCCTGGGCTTTACTCCTGCCAGCGCCATGCGTATTGCAGAAGCACTGTACATACAGGGTTTCATATCATACCCCAGGACGGACAACACCGTATATCCGGCCACCCTGGACCTAAGGGAAATGATAGAGATATTTGCCAAAGGTACATTCAAGGAATATGCAGAAAAACTGCTTGCAAAAGAAACACTGGAACCCACAAGGGGTAAAAAAGAAACAACTGACCATCCTCCAATATATCCTGCATCTCTTGCTAAGAAGTCTGAACTTAATGAGCAGGAATGGAAGATATATGAGATGGTGGTAAGGCGTTTCTTTGCAACGTTTGCTGAGCCTGCGATATGGGAAACCATCAAAGCGAAGTTTGATGTCAGTTCCGAGGAATTCAGCGCAACGGGAGCCAGGCTTGTAGAAGCCGGCTGGAGATGGTATTATCCATATAATGCACCCGAGGACAGGCTGCTTCCGGCCATGAAGGAAGGAGATGAACTTACAGTCCGGGAAATTGAAGTACAGGACAAGGAAACCCAGCCTCCGGGAAGGTATGGTCAGGGACGCCTCATCCGTACTATGGAGGAATTGGGGCTGGGTACAAAAGCAACCCGGCACGAAATAATCAGTAAATTATATTCCAGGGCATATGTTCATGGAAATCCCTTACAGCCTACAAAAACAGCATATGCTGTAGTTGAAGCTTTGGAGAAGTATGCTCCCACTATATCCAAGCCTGAAATGACCAGCAGGCTTGAAGCAGATATGGACAGGATAGCAGAAGGCCAGATCCCTGAAGAAGACGTCCTTCAAGAGTCCAGGGAAATGCTGAATTCTGTGTTCAATGACCTTGAGAAAAACAAAGACAACATTACGGAATCCCTCAGGGCTGGACTTAGGGAAGATAAAGTGATAGGCACCTGCTCAAAATGTGGATCTGTCCTTATGGTAATGAGATCAAAGAAAGGGTCCAGGTTCATAGGTTGTAAAGGTTATCCGGAATGCAGTTTCTCCCTGCCTTTGCCAAGGAGCGGACATGTAGTGGTCACTGACAAGCTATGCGAGGAGCATGGTCTGTACCACATCCGCGTGATAACAGAAGGAAAAAGACCCTGGAATCTGGGATGTCCACACTGTAACTTCAATGAATGGCAACGAGCCCAGCAGGAAAAGGAAGAAGGTACACAAGAACAAAAGGCAGTCGATGACAAGCCTTCAGAGGAACAGGGGAAAAGAACAAAAAAGATAACAGATATAAAAGGAATAGGTAAAGTCACTGCCGAAAAATTTGACAATATAGGTATTTCAAAGCTTGAAGACCTGGTAAGTAGGGATGCAGAAGAGCTGGCAAAACTTACTAATATATCCATCAATAAAATAAGGGAATGGCAGGAAAGCGTTGTTTGA
- a CDS encoding flavodoxin family protein: MKIIAIVSSPRGKNSNTLKLLNAALEGVAAAGAEAEVIDIAKLKIKYCTACDVCHKTGVCPIKDDFNGVLEKLLVADGIIWSSPNYITNVSAQLKTFFDRTPRVIHEHLFEGKYAFSLTTAGSQDVDFVLDIMNNFMKMCGGKVIGGAGCIMAQGPMDMEAAISKSYELGTHLVEAIREKSKYPDQEALHHAWKDSFRHAIIANKEEWPHNVDHWISKGWL; the protein is encoded by the coding sequence ATGAAGATAATTGCAATAGTATCAAGCCCCAGAGGCAAGAATAGTAATACGTTGAAGCTTTTGAATGCGGCCCTGGAAGGAGTTGCAGCGGCGGGAGCAGAGGCTGAGGTAATCGATATTGCTAAATTGAAGATCAAGTATTGTACAGCGTGCGATGTCTGCCATAAAACCGGAGTATGTCCCATCAAAGATGACTTTAACGGCGTACTGGAAAAACTGCTGGTTGCAGATGGTATTATCTGGAGCAGTCCTAATTATATAACCAATGTAAGTGCACAGCTTAAAACGTTTTTCGACAGGACTCCTCGCGTCATTCATGAGCACCTCTTTGAAGGCAAGTATGCTTTTTCTTTAACAACCGCAGGCAGCCAAGATGTGGATTTTGTACTTGATATCATGAACAACTTCATGAAGATGTGCGGGGGTAAGGTGATCGGAGGTGCGGGTTGTATAATGGCTCAGGGTCCCATGGACATGGAAGCTGCTATAAGCAAATCTTATGAGCTGGGCACCCATCTGGTTGAAGCTATACGCGAGAAAAGCAAATATCCCGATCAAGAAGCTCTCCATCATGCATGGAAAGATAGTTTCAGGCATGCCATCATTGCCAACAAAGAGGAGTGGCCGCATAACGTGGACCACTGGATCTCAAAGGGCTGGCTGTAA